ggccgggaggagacgtgaggtaggtggggggccgggaggtgacttgaggggggtggggggccgggaggagacgtgaggggggtggggggccgggaggagacgtgaggggggtggggggccgggaggagacgtgaagggggtggggggccgggaggagacgtgaggggggtggggggccgggaggagacgtgaggggggtgtggtggggggccgggaggagacgtgaggggggtgtggtggggggccgggaggagacgtgaggggggtgtggtggggggccgggaggagacgtgaggggggtgtggtggggggccgggaggagacgtgaggggggtgtggtggggggccgggaggagacgtgaggggggtgtggtggggggccgggaggagacgtgaggggggtggggggccgggaggagacgtgaggagggtggggggctgggaggagacgtgaggggggtggggggccgggaggagatgtgaggggggtggggtgtggggggccaGGAGGAAACGTGaagggggtggggtgtggggccgggaggagacgtgaggggggtggggggccgggaggagacgtgagggtgtggggggccgggaggagatgtgaggggggtgggggtcgggaggagacatgaggggggtgaggggccgggaggagacgtgaggggggtatggtggggggccgggaggagacgtgagggggtggggggccgggaggagacgtgaggggggtggggggccggtaGGAGATGTGAATGGGGTGGGGacgccgggaggagacgtgaggggggtgggttggggggccgggaggagacgtgagaggggtggggggcagggaggagACGTGAAGGGGTGGGgagccgggaggagacgtgaggggggtggggggccgggaggagacatgaggtgggtggggggccgggaggagacttgaggggggtggggggctgggaggagacgtgaggggggtggggggccgggaggagacgtgaggggggtggggggccgggaggtgATGTGATGGGGGTGGGGGCCGAGAGGAGacgtgatgggggtggggggcgacttgaggggggtggggggccgggaggagacgtgaggggggtggggggccgggaggagacgtgaggggggtggggggatgggtggagacgtgaggggggtggggggccgggagatgtgagggggttggggtggggggccgggaggagacgtgtggggggtggggtggggggccgggaggagacgtgaggggggtggggggccgggaggagatgtgaggggggtggggaggggggccgggaggagacgtgaggtgggtggggggccgggaggagacgtgaggtaggtggggggccgggaggtgacgtgaggggggtggggggccgggaggagacgtgaggggggtggggggccgggaggagacgtgatgggggtggggggcgacGTGGGGGgcgacgtgaggggggtggggggcagggaggagacgtgaagggggtggggggccgggaggagacgtgaagggggtggggtgtggggccgggaggagacgtgaagtgagtggggggccgggaggagacgtgaggggggtggggggccgggaggagacgtgaggggggtggggggccgggaggagacgtgaggggggaggggaggggggccggaaggagacgtgaggggggtggggggccggtaggagacgtgagggggggtggggggccgggaggagacgtgagggaggtgaggaaacgtgagggaggtggggggccgggaggagacgtgaggggggtggggggccgggaagagacgtgaggggggtggggggccgggaggagacgtgaggggggtggggggccgggaggagacgtaggggagtgggggggccgggaggagacgtgaggggggtggggggccgggaggagacgtgaggggagtggggggccgggaggagacgtgaggggggtggggggccgggagggccgggaggagacgtgaagggggtgtggtggggggccgggaggagacgtgagggggtggggtggggggccgggaggagacgtgaggggggtggggtggggggccgggaggagacgtggagggggtggggggccgggaggagacgtgaagggggtggggtggggggccgggaggagacgtgaggggggtggggtgaggggtcgggaggagacgtgagggggttgtggtggggggccgggaggagacgtgaggggggtgtggtgggggtccgggaggagacgtgaggggggtgtggtgggTGGCCGGGAGGAgaagtgaggggggtggggtgggggtccgggaggagacgtgaggggggtggggtggggggccgggaggagacgtgaagggggtggggtggggggtcgggaggagacgtgaggggggtggggtgaggggccgggaggagacgtgaggggccgggaggagacgtgaggggggtggggggccaggAGGAGATGTGaatggggtggggggccgggaggagacgtgaggggggtgaggtggggggccaggaggagacgtgaggggggtgtggtggggggccgggaggagacgtgaggggggtggggggccaggaggagacgtgaggggggtagggggccgggaggagacgtgagggggttggggtggggggccgggaggagacgtgatgggggtggggtggggggccgggaggagacgtgagggggtgtggtggggggccgcgaggagacgtgaggggggtggggggccaggaggagacgtgaggggggtggggggccgggaggagatgtgaggggggtgggggggggggccgggaggagacgtgaaggGTGTGGGGTGGGGacgccgggaggagacgtgaggggggtggggtggggggccgggaggagacgtgaggggggtggggggcagggagacgtgaaggggtggggggccgggaaaagacgtgaggggggtggggggccgggaggagacatgagggggttggggggccgggaggagacgtgaggggggtggggggccgggaggagacgtgagggaggtgggaggctgggaggagacgtgaggggggtggggggccgggaggagacgtgagggggttggggtgggtgggggccgggaggagacgtgaagggggtggggtgccgggaggagacgtgagggggtggggtggggggccgggaggagacgtgaggggggtggggtggggggccgggaggagacgtgaggggggtggggtggggggccgggaggagacgtgagggggtggagggccgggaggagacgtgaggtgggtggggggccgggaggagacgtgaggggggtggggggccaagaggagacgtgaggggggtggggggccaagaggagacgtgaggggggtggggggccgggaggagacgtgaggggggtgaggggccgggaggagacgtgaggggggtggggggccgggaggagacgtgaggggggtggggggccgggagaggtgaggggggtggggggccgggagaggtgACGGGGGTGGGGGTCCGgaaggagacgtgaggggggtggggggccgggaggagacgtgaggggggtggggggccgggaggagacgtgaggggggtggggggccgggaggagacgttaggggggtggggtggggggccgggaggagacgtgaggggggtggggggccgggaggagacgtgaggggggtggggggccgggaggagacgtgaggggggacgggggctgggaggagacgtgaggggggtggggggccgggaggagacttgaggggggtggggtgggggggcgggaggagacgtgaggggggtggggggccaggaggagacgtgaggggggacgggggctgggaggagacgtgaggggggtggggggccgggaggagacttgaggggggtggggggccgggaggagacgtgagggggttggggtggggggccggaaggagacgtgagggggttggggtggggggccgggaggagacgtgaggggggtggggggccgggaggagacgtgaggggggtggggtggggggccgggaggagacgcgagtggggtggggggccgggaggagacgtgaggggggtggtgtggggggccgggaggagacgtgaggggggtggggtggggggccgggaggagacgtgaggggggtggggggccgggaggagacgtgaggggggtggggggccgggaggagacgtgagtggggtggggggccgggaggagacgtgaggggggtggggggccgggaggagacgagtggggtggggggccgggaggagacgtgaggggggtggggggccgggaggagacgtgaggggggtggggggccggctttggatttccctggctttgacctctgcttgttctctgtacccctttgaaccttgctacactctcaaccacgctgctctctggaacccttggacctggcttgtacctacgactctactctctggaaccccttcgacattggcacacggacacgactatccctACGCATACTCCTAAGACGTTGCAAGTAACGCTAACCAccttttccaacaggcccagcaacgctataccacactccaggcttgctcccactgatgtgggtgtgtggtgtaatacctttcccacctcagtactggggtcttgccaggtctgcgggcatacaggcgtgacacacacatattctATCTTAAGATCCCAATATGTCATCTGCTTTTCAATAATTTATTATTTCTCATATCATTTTCATTCTTACACgtcatttttttaatttcaacagTCAATATTATTTACAGGTTTGTTGTGCCGCCATGGGCCccaggtttgcacctagctatgccaacttattcatgggCATGTGGGAACAGAACAACATCTGGTCCCACTGTccatatggtgcaaacctggtgctctggcggcgctatattgacgacatttTGTTTATTTGGCAGGGCAACCAACAGCAACTTGACTCTTTTATGACCTATATGAATAGTAACAACTTAAATCTCAAATTTACTTTTACGAGTAGTCCTCAATCGATAGAATTCCAAGATTTGGCTATTTCTGTCTCAAATAATGTTATTCACACTCAAACATTCTACAAAAAAGTTTAAGCAAATAACTACTTAATGGCCGATAGCTACCATAACCCAACTTGGGTTAATAACATCCCCAAGGGCCAATTTATTAGACAGAAGCGAAACAGTTCCACAAATAAGTCATTTAAAATCCAGACACAGGGATTGAAAAATACATTCTTAGACAGAAAATACCCTTTACATAAACTAGATGCCACAATAATGGAAGTAGAAGCAATGGACAGAAATTAATTATTGAAATACAAAGTTAAACCAGATACAATGGCTGAAGTGCCTTTTATTACAATATATAACCAAATGGTACCAACAATACGCAGAATTCTGCGCAAAAACATTGGCCGATCCTTAAAAAGGATAAAGATCTGGCCAAAATTCTACCTGCTCAACCCAAAATAATTTTTACCAAAGCATCCAATATTGGAAATAGACTAGCCCCATAGCTGCCCACTAACACGTTCAACTAGATTTAAAAGTTTGTAATAGTTGCACAGCCTGCACATTTAGTTGTTAAAGTGCATCATTTACTTCCAATATCACATCGAGCTCTTATAAGATCTTGTCTCACATCAGTTTTAACAGCACATTTGTCATCTATCTCGTGgagtgtccctgcggtctgcagtatgtgggtataaTCACAAGAAGTGTCAAAAGACGGTTatacaaacatatttataacatcaAACGGGGTTTGATGACACACAGTGTGTCGAGTCATTTATTTCAGGCACACCAACAAATTCCAAAGGGGCTCCTTTGTAAAGCAATTGAGGCACCTACAATGCAATGGCGAGGAGGTAACCCAGTTAACCACCTTTCCAGACGTGAATCTTTTTGGATTTATGAACGTCGCATATTAACCCCATCAGGACTAAATGTAGCATTCGATATTAAGTCTTTTTTGGGGGACACCTAATTTTGCGGTATCTGCttcctttttctattttgttttttcTGTCTTTTTCCCCTATTCATCCGAAGTGGTTTTTGTCTCTTGTCTGTAATGTCTAATATCTATCCTTCTAGACAGGCgacaaccacctctatatatagCTGTATCAAGTGATTGGCTATGTACTTTAGACTCAAGCATTATTCACTTTTCATTCTAAGCCAATAGCTATGCCATAGTAGTGATTTAATTATGCAGATTTTTCTTTCAAACTAAAGTGTTACAAACATCATTACAACAACTAATTACAACAGCTGAAGCTGACGAAATGCAgtcgggtgacgtcatcacgcacacGTGGCcacgaggtgctgtgttgtgtgaacTGAGgtcccggcgccattgcggggagggctctcgtgcgcacagcggacgctgtagtaggcagcgggggcaaggcctaagcctgctgccacatcacggcatgaccaataaAGCAGGTTCTAACGCTAAACTgtgacaattctcatttacctctgctggagggagaatgacagCAGTGGGTCTGTCCAACACAGAAACATGAAAAAACCTTCTACTTTAAAAAGTGggaaggggtgagcttaaaccctgggaggaggggacaCTAACCTTTTTAAAGTAAAGTTTTTTTCATGTTTCTGGGTTGGACAGACCCACTGCCCAACTCTACCCTGGCCCAAGTCAGTATAAAATGATCAATAACCACAGAATGATGCTAAAACAGCATTAGCACTTTTAACCTACTGTCGCCATGCTATGACAGCATaaaacactatatacagtatatatagctattataattataacacatagggaggggagtggggcagcCATTGTCCCCTAACCGCAGGTAATTTCCCTATCTGCTTCTGCTCTGtctctatatactgtacctcTCATTTTCCCACCCAAACTCCCTAGCCACGCCCTCTCTCTGGCCTGCCCAATCACCGCACTCTGCCCACCATCTACTCCTCAGCCAATCACCTGACAACTGTCCCACATCTGCCTGGTAACACAAGGCTCACTTTTCTGCCAAAACAGAACTAGACCAAATCAAAACCCAGAGGTGAACGAGGGACTTTCAGTGTCccgtgccccccgccccccacagctAAATACTTTTCATTCTGGGTTAGagttacaaatacaaaataaagttgGGTTTGTGTCTCCTGGACTCTGACCATAGGTTTTGGCCTCAGATTCCCATATGAACATCTTCCTCAGCCTAGCAATGTGTTTGTGGGGAGGTAACGCCAGCGCATGTGTAACAGGAATCTCTGCCACAGAGGTGTACAAGTGTCACCATCAGTGGGGAAGATCCCTGTGTGAGGTGGCACCACTTGTTACATTATTACTGCATATGTCATTAATAAAGGGACACTCAACCCCCTCAGGTGCATTTTCAGGTCCACGTGTAACCTGTGAAATAGATGGTCAGCCCTTGCTGCTCTCTAGAGATATTAAAGGAACATGACATACAGCATATAAAGGCGGCTGCATTAATGTCCCTCACTTGGGACGTTAGTCTGTGTCCTCCACCTCAGTATTCAAAGGACATTCTTGGGCATTTCGTAGCGGCCGTTACGCCACGACTCACCCCACCGCCGGCCACTTCGCTGCTAAGGTAATGCACCATAAACTAAAGTCACTTTTCATTGTGATTTAGCGTAATAACAGATACATGTGCGCACTTATATGTGAGCATCTTAGTCGCTGGTTATCCCTAAACATCCCTGGCTTTAGAGATAGGTCTCTCACttgtgtgtgtcatcttgtgtttcctcaggctggataactgactaaatcccttcccacactccccacatacatgtggtctctcccctgtgtgtgtcctcttgtgtgtgttcaggttgtaTAAGACActgaatcccttcccacattccccacatacatgtggtctctcccctgtgtgtgtcctcttgtgtttcctCAGGCAAGAtaaatgactaaatcccttcccacattccccacatacatgcggtctctcccctgtgtgtgtcctcttgtgtctgatcagataggataagtcactaaatcccttcccacattccccacatacatgtggtctctccactgtgtgtgtcctcatgtgtttgtccaggctggatgacacactaaatcccttcccacattccccacatgcaTGTGGTCTCTCCaatgtgtgtgtcctcttgtgtctgatcagATGGGATAAgatactaaatcccttcccacattccccacatacatgcggtctctcccctgtgtgtgtcctcttgtgtatgtccaGGTGGTATAACtgtctaaatcccttcccacattccccacatacatgcggtctctcccctgtgtgtgtcctattGTGTTTGATCAGGCTGGAtaaatcactaaatcccttcccacactccccacatacatacggtctctcccctgtgtgtgtcctcgtgtgtctgatcaggctggataaatcactaaatcccttcccacattccccacatacatgcggtttctcccctgtgtgtgtcctcgtgtgtgtgttcaggttggataacatacgaaatcccttcccacattccccacatacatgcggtctctcccctgtgtgtgtcctcgtgtgtgtgttcaggttggataactgactaaatcccttcccacattccccacatacatgtggtttctcccctgtgtgtgtcctcgtgtgtgtgtacaggctggataaccgactaaatcccttcccacactccccacatacatgcggtctctcccctgtgtgtgtcctcttgtgtgtgttcagggtgGATAACAAActgaatcccttcccacattccccacatacatgcggtctctcccctgtgtgtgtcctcgtgtgtgtgttcaggtgggataaatcactaaatcccttcccacactcCCCACATACATGAGGTCTCTCCCCAGTGTATGTCCTCTTGTGTCTCCTCAGGCTGGATAAATGacaaaatcccttcccacattccccacatacatgcggtctctctctggtctctgttCTCTTCTGTGcgttctggtctgataaccatGTCAGACTCTTCCtactttctccaagatcttttcctatggcagctgctaatatatattttttggaatgagaagcagttacattgtttattaattgccttgactggttgaaagatgcattttctgtcatatttattggaatgttgcaagattgttctgtcctcatcttttccatatactcatttgggtgtttgaacttcagatgtttgaggaggtaatcctgactgctgAAAGCAACCTTCCAGTGTtggcatgggtggattattggagcttgtctttgtactagacgagacaaaaaaatacataattcGAAAATTGGTTGAAATTAGGCCTTAGTTATCAAAAAAAGTGTGTGCGCCaagcacacacattttaagtgaaacttcggTGTCCTTTTTACAGAAATTGTATTTCTGATGGGgatgttttaatttaaaattcatacacaatttcagtgagaaaatgcattatttttggcACAGCAACGCTGATTCATTGCATGGTAATAAGGTACTTCTTTTATGGGGGGTAATATGGCATTTTTGGTCACTGTATAAGAATACAGGAAATAAAGATAATTTGAAGGAACTCAAAGATGTTAGAATAGAATTAAATCTGTTACTTACCTCCCAGGCTAAAAAGTcattaagttggtcaaagaggaaattttataAGAAAGCacacaagccagataccttattagCAAATACATTGAGGAACAAACGGTCGAATTATGGTATACAGGCTATCAAATTGAAATCAGGCACAGTGACTTCGAACCCCAAATTAACTGTGGAGGAATTCAAACAATATTATGAGGGTCTATATAATGGGGAAAAGGTGAGCCGTAATAACAGCAAAAGTCAAGCTCTGAAAGAGTTTCTAGCAGACTCACATTTACTAAACTAGGAAAGAAAGGATCCCTTTGTGTGGAACTAGAGAGACACCTTAAATTAAAATATTACATCTTTATTAGGATTAACTAAAAATATAACTGTTTGGACAGCACAAATATTGAACAAAACAcagataaaaacaattaaaaataaaccgAAGAGGTGTGGGTAAGTGTAGCTAATCTAACTAGTTGTGCAGTGGTTTATAATATAACAGACAACTAGATAATCTGTACACTTAATATCAAGATGGTATTTGACAATGTAACCATCCACTATCCTGAAGTAAATGACTTGCAGGATATTGCAGCAATACCTGATGGCTAGTAGGTAAGTGAAGCTCGTTAATTGATGTCTAGGGTGTAGCCCGTGATGTAAGGAGGAACcctgtagagcaggcctgcacaacttgtaaagcgagaagggcccaACTACTCCAATAAAACAGATTTggaccgcacgggtaaaatcatcatcatcatcatcattatatctcccccagcacctctcatcatcatcctcatcctcctcatatctcctccagcacccctcatcatcctcgtatatctgccccagcacccctcatcttcatatatcttccccagcacccgtcatcatcctcatatatcttccccagcacccctcatcctcatatttccccctgcacccctcatcaaccTTTGTGagactcaccctctctcacaccacatctctctccccctcacccatacacaataatCCCCCTCCACATTACACAATATACACGtgcagaccacacacatcccacccccctgcacaataacccctctgcacctcacctcaccccactacacctcaccccccctgaaccttaCCTACCCCCCATCCACTGCACCTCAGTTTCCACCCCTATacctcacctttccccccctctccagcacctcacctcccccccctccagtgcacctcacccctcccctgcatctcaccttaCTCTCCCCCTACCCTGCATctcacctgccccccctcccatgcatctcaccttccccccacctcccctgcatctcaccttacactcccccctcacctgcatcacaccttccccccctcccctgcatctcaccttctccccctcccctgcatctcaccttccccccctcccctgcatcacagcttccctccctcccctgcatctcaccttactctccccactcacctgcatctcaccttcccccaatcccctgcatctcaccttactctcccccctcacgtcacggcggcagagcaggcaggacagcACGCTCTTaagcagcaggcacaggaagtgccacACGCATAAAGCAtgcagtcctgagagcaggcTCGAGGAGGAGGTGGAGAGTGGGCTCGAGGAGGAGGTGGAGAGTGGGCTCGTGCgggggagagcaggctcgggagggAGGACGGGAAAAGACACcgcgggccgcacaatgagtgcaggcggcccgcgtgttgtgcaggcctgctgtagaggGACCCCTTACCACCAAACTGCTTGTATTTACAGCTGTTTGGTGGGACTAAGTACACCGTGTGCTGCCCTGCAAAAAGTAACAGAGCAGCCACATAGGTACTACTGATAGAAGCTATAATGAAATGACATTGAGAGCTAAACTAATCAGGTATATTGACAGGATATTGCAGAAATACCTGATGGTTAGTAAGTGAAGCTCGGTGGAAAAAGGTaacctcctctggcgctgaggcaaggatgtAAAAGGATATGCTTGAAATTTCTACTGTTAgactgtgacctcaggaaaagggagaaaaagacaaaacatgcaggaagcctgcaatggtgtattacatAAGGGATAACGATGATATAAAtttaaggagcaatttattacaaaGTTAAAATAACCATGGAATACAATTTAATACAAATATGATTAGAATGAGTGAATGAATAAGTGCGTTGCACTAGGTATAAAATGGACGAGTGCCTAAGCACTACCCAAAACCTTGAACTTTGGGACTTAGTC
The sequence above is drawn from the Ascaphus truei isolate aAscTru1 unplaced genomic scaffold, aAscTru1.hap1 HAP1_SCAFFOLD_1306, whole genome shotgun sequence genome and encodes:
- the LOC142475655 gene encoding uncharacterized protein LOC142475655 isoform X3, with product MEKMRTEQSCNIPINMTENASFNQSRQLINNVTASHSKKYILAAAIGKDLGESRKSLTWLSDQNAQKRTETRERPHVCGECGKGFCHLSSLRRHKRTYTGERPHVCGECGKGFSDLSHLNTHTRTHTGERPHVCGECGKGFSLLSTLNTHKRTHTGERPHVCGECGKGFSRLSSLYTHTRTHTGEKPHVCGECGKGFSQLSNLNTHTRTHTGERPHVCGECGKGFRMLSNLNTHTRTHTGEKPHVCGECGKGFSDLSSLIRHTRTHTGERPYVCGECGKGFSDLSSLIKHNRTHTGERPHVCGECGKGFRQLYHLDIHKRTHTGERPHVCGECGKGFSILSHLIRHKRTHTLERPHACGECGKGFSVSSSLDKHMRTHTVERPHVCGECGKGFSDLSYLIRHKRTHTGERPHVCGECGKGFSHLSCLRKHKRTHTGERPHVCGECGKGFSVLYNLNTHKRTHTGERPHVCGECGKGFSQLSSLRKHKMTHTSERPISKARDV
- the LOC142475655 gene encoding uncharacterized protein LOC142475655 isoform X1; translated protein: MPAPLPLSVVGVTMLGRCYRPLSLFFFLSLAPLSPPPQVSSQPGSKPTLPSTEHTEIRRLKTIDAKKTHGLHLGMHAKEEVQRQAPIIHPCQHWKVAFSSQDYLLKHLKFKHPNEYMEKMRTEQSCNIPINMTENASFNQSRQLINNVTASHSKKYILAAAIGKDLGESRKSLTWLSDQNAQKRTETRERPHVCGECGKGFCHLSSLRRHKRTYTGERPHVCGECGKGFSDLSHLNTHTRTHTGERPHVCGECGKGFSLLSTLNTHKRTHTGERPHVCGECGKGFSRLSSLYTHTRTHTGEKPHVCGECGKGFSQLSNLNTHTRTHTGERPHVCGECGKGFRMLSNLNTHTRTHTGEKPHVCGECGKGFSDLSSLIRHTRTHTGERPYVCGECGKGFSDLSSLIKHNRTHTGERPHVCGECGKGFRQLYHLDIHKRTHTGERPHVCGECGKGFSILSHLIRHKRTHTLERPHACGECGKGFSVSSSLDKHMRTHTVERPHVCGECGKGFSDLSYLIRHKRTHTGERPHVCGECGKGFSHLSCLRKHKRTHTGERPHVCGECGKGFSVLYNLNTHKRTHTGERPHVCGECGKGFSQLSSLRKHKMTHTSERPISKARDV
- the LOC142475655 gene encoding uncharacterized protein LOC142475655 isoform X2, yielding MHAKEEVQRQAPIIHPCQHWKVAFSSQDYLLKHLKFKHPNEYMEKMRTEQSCNIPINMTENASFNQSRQLINNVTASHSKKYILAAAIGKDLGESRKSLTWLSDQNAQKRTETRERPHVCGECGKGFCHLSSLRRHKRTYTGERPHVCGECGKGFSDLSHLNTHTRTHTGERPHVCGECGKGFSLLSTLNTHKRTHTGERPHVCGECGKGFSRLSSLYTHTRTHTGEKPHVCGECGKGFSQLSNLNTHTRTHTGERPHVCGECGKGFRMLSNLNTHTRTHTGEKPHVCGECGKGFSDLSSLIRHTRTHTGERPYVCGECGKGFSDLSSLIKHNRTHTGERPHVCGECGKGFRQLYHLDIHKRTHTGERPHVCGECGKGFSILSHLIRHKRTHTLERPHACGECGKGFSVSSSLDKHMRTHTVERPHVCGECGKGFSDLSYLIRHKRTHTGERPHVCGECGKGFSHLSCLRKHKRTHTGERPHVCGECGKGFSVLYNLNTHKRTHTGERPHVCGECGKGFSQLSSLRKHKMTHTSERPISKARDV